A genomic window from Nocardioides sp. BP30 includes:
- a CDS encoding pyridoxal phosphate-dependent aminotransferase — MTVSRLRGIPPTIFTEMSALAAATGAINLGQGFPDVDGPADVVERAVAALREGGNQYAPGPGVPALREAIAHHQARHYGLTLDPGTQVVVTTGATEAIAAAILGLVEPGDEVVLLEPYYDSYLAMIQMAGGIRRPVTLRAPDFRLDVTALRSAVSERTRLILLNSPHNPTGTVLTAAELRAVSEVAVEHDLVVVTDEVYEHLTYGEEHVPLATLPGMFERTLTLSSIGKSYSFTGWKVGWASGPAPLVRAVLDAKQWLTFTSGAPLQPAAAYALDAEPDWPHRLAASLRERRDLLCEGLRSLGLATTVPQGTYFATTDITGLGWPDGEAFCRALPERAGVVAIPMQGFYDPDRDRADQPGRQLVRWAFCKRPEVIGAALERLAGADLGGPLG; from the coding sequence GTGACCGTGTCGCGCCTGCGAGGCATCCCGCCCACGATCTTCACCGAGATGTCGGCGCTCGCGGCCGCGACCGGGGCGATCAACCTCGGCCAGGGCTTCCCGGACGTCGACGGGCCGGCCGATGTCGTCGAGCGGGCCGTGGCGGCGCTGCGCGAGGGCGGGAACCAGTACGCCCCGGGGCCCGGCGTACCTGCCCTGCGGGAGGCGATCGCGCACCACCAGGCGCGGCACTACGGCCTCACCCTCGACCCCGGCACGCAGGTGGTCGTGACCACCGGGGCGACCGAGGCGATCGCCGCCGCGATCCTCGGACTGGTCGAGCCGGGTGACGAGGTGGTGCTGCTCGAGCCCTACTACGACTCCTACCTGGCGATGATCCAGATGGCCGGCGGCATCCGGCGACCGGTCACGCTGCGAGCGCCCGACTTCCGGCTGGACGTCACCGCGCTGAGGTCGGCGGTGAGCGAGCGGACCCGGCTCATCCTGCTGAACTCACCGCACAACCCGACCGGGACAGTCCTCACCGCGGCCGAGCTGCGGGCCGTCTCGGAGGTGGCCGTCGAGCACGACCTGGTGGTGGTCACCGACGAGGTCTACGAGCACCTCACCTACGGCGAGGAGCACGTGCCGCTGGCCACCCTGCCCGGGATGTTCGAGCGCACGCTGACGCTCTCCAGCATCGGCAAGTCCTACTCCTTCACCGGCTGGAAGGTCGGCTGGGCGAGCGGGCCCGCTCCCCTGGTCCGGGCGGTGCTGGACGCCAAGCAATGGCTGACGTTCACCTCGGGGGCTCCGCTGCAGCCGGCTGCGGCGTACGCCCTCGACGCCGAGCCGGACTGGCCGCACCGGCTGGCGGCCTCCCTGCGCGAGCGGCGCGACCTGCTCTGCGAGGGGCTGCGCTCGCTGGGCCTGGCCACGACCGTGCCGCAGGGGACCTACTTCGCCACCACCGACATCACCGGGCTCGGCTGGCCCGACGGTGAGGCGTTCTGCCGCGCACTGCCCGAGCGCGCCGGGGTGGTGGCCATTCCCATGCAGGGCTTCTACGACCCCGACCGCGACCGGGCCGACCAACCCGGTCGGCAGCTGGTCCGGTGGGCGTTCTGCAAGCGGCCCGAGGTGATCGGGGCCGCGCTGGAGCGGCTGGCGGGGGCCGATCTCGGCGGCCCGCTGGGGTAG
- a CDS encoding aldo/keto reductase encodes MNNVPTYTLNDGTTLPAVGFGTYPLRNAEGIEAITGALANGYRLLDTAVNYENEEEVGEALRRSGVPRDQVRVTSKIPGRHHAYDAAIASTRESLQRLGLDHLDLHLIHWPNPSRDLYVEAWQALVELQKQGLVRSIGVSNFTEAHLRRIISETGVTPAVNQIELHPLFPQAEMRALHDELGIRTEAWSPMGKRQGQYDAAPVQAAAARLGVTPGQVILRWHVQLGSVPIPKSATPSRQVENLSLFDFELTDAEVADISALGRPDGRLFGGDPDTHEEL; translated from the coding sequence TACACCCTCAACGACGGCACCACCCTCCCGGCGGTCGGCTTCGGCACCTACCCGCTGCGGAACGCGGAGGGGATCGAGGCGATCACCGGCGCGCTCGCGAACGGCTACCGGCTGCTGGACACCGCCGTCAACTACGAGAACGAGGAGGAGGTCGGCGAGGCCCTGCGCCGCAGCGGCGTGCCGCGTGACCAGGTCCGGGTGACCAGCAAGATCCCGGGCCGCCACCACGCGTACGACGCGGCGATCGCCTCGACCAGGGAGTCGCTGCAGCGGCTCGGCCTCGACCACCTCGACCTGCACCTGATCCACTGGCCGAACCCGTCGCGCGACCTCTACGTCGAGGCGTGGCAGGCTCTGGTCGAGCTGCAGAAGCAGGGGCTGGTCCGCTCGATCGGGGTCTCCAACTTCACCGAGGCGCACCTGCGCCGCATCATCTCCGAGACCGGCGTGACGCCGGCCGTGAACCAGATCGAGCTGCACCCGCTCTTCCCGCAGGCCGAGATGCGCGCTCTCCACGACGAGCTGGGCATCCGCACGGAGGCGTGGAGTCCGATGGGCAAGCGCCAGGGCCAGTACGACGCGGCACCCGTACAGGCCGCTGCGGCGCGCCTGGGCGTGACGCCGGGGCAGGTGATCCTGCGCTGGCACGTGCAGCTCGGCTCCGTCCCGATCCCGAAGTCGGCCACCCCCTCGCGGCAGGTGGAGAACCTCTCGCTCTTCGACTTCGAGCTGACCGACGCCGAGGTCGCCGACATCTCCGCGCTCGGTCGCCCCGACGGCCGGCTCTTCGGCGGCGACCCGGACACCCACGAGGAGCTCTGA
- a CDS encoding DUF5682 family protein, translated as MAKVEVLGVRHHGPGSARSVLGALAELRPDLVVIEGPPELDALLPWAGDPGLVPPVAGLVYAVDDPRRSSFYPLAAFSPEWVALRWATAADTAVRFADLPAVHDLAGEDRYRPGAVDPIAALAAAAGYDDAERWWEDAVEHRATSSLARFALLREAMAAARSEAEDGADDLRREAAMRRVLRAAVKEGYERIAVVCGAFHAPALDPAGWPSVAADHRLLSGLPRTKVAATWAPWTAGRLALASGYGAGVRSPGWYQHLFTCSDPDEVAPGWLTRVARALRAEGLPAAPATVVEAVRLAEALAAVRGRPSVGLSEVTDATQTVLCEGSALPLALIDRTLVIGEELGEVPGSVPLVPLAQDLARRQRSLRLKPSPTPQTVVLDLRKEAQLERSLLLHRLALLGIDWGVPADAGRTAGTFKEAWELTWRPEFAVRLIEAGLHGTTVTAAAEQLLVERAAAATALGELGGLLEQALVADLPDAVTAVVDALAARTAHQHDTQALLEAVEPLARTQRYGDVRRADVSRVRAVLETIVLRAAVELRSACAALDDEAAATMRAALDSAHRGITLVDAQTQRWHEALASVAADERIHGSVAGRANRLLLDAGRLDSEEAARRLSRQLSPGARPTAAAAWLDGFLEGEAVLLLHDPVLLGLVDSWIGAVEEDTFEDLLPLLRRTFARFEAAERRQVGERVRIGTSGVPAARAEGLDLERALPAAHAVARLIGLEVRS; from the coding sequence GTGGCGAAGGTGGAGGTGCTCGGCGTCCGGCACCACGGACCGGGGTCGGCCCGGTCGGTCCTCGGCGCGCTCGCCGAGCTCCGGCCCGACCTCGTCGTCATCGAGGGTCCGCCCGAGCTCGACGCCCTGCTCCCCTGGGCGGGCGACCCGGGGCTGGTGCCACCGGTCGCCGGCCTGGTGTACGCCGTCGACGACCCGAGGCGATCCTCCTTCTATCCGCTTGCCGCGTTCTCCCCGGAGTGGGTCGCGCTGCGGTGGGCCACCGCCGCCGACACCGCTGTGCGATTCGCCGACCTGCCGGCCGTGCACGACCTGGCCGGCGAGGACCGCTACCGGCCCGGTGCGGTCGACCCGATCGCCGCGTTGGCGGCAGCGGCCGGCTACGACGACGCCGAGCGGTGGTGGGAGGACGCCGTCGAGCACCGGGCGACCAGCTCATTGGCGCGGTTCGCGCTCCTGCGCGAGGCGATGGCCGCCGCCCGGAGCGAGGCGGAGGACGGCGCCGACGACCTGCGCCGCGAGGCTGCGATGCGCCGGGTGCTGCGTGCCGCCGTCAAGGAGGGGTACGAGCGCATCGCGGTGGTCTGCGGAGCGTTCCACGCACCCGCCCTCGATCCGGCCGGCTGGCCCAGCGTGGCCGCCGACCATCGCCTGCTGAGCGGCCTGCCGCGCACCAAGGTGGCAGCGACGTGGGCGCCGTGGACCGCCGGCCGACTCGCGCTTGCGAGCGGCTACGGCGCCGGCGTCCGCTCGCCCGGCTGGTACCAGCACCTGTTCACCTGCAGCGATCCCGACGAGGTCGCCCCGGGGTGGCTGACGCGGGTCGCGCGGGCCCTGCGCGCGGAGGGCCTCCCGGCGGCACCGGCCACGGTCGTGGAGGCCGTCCGCCTCGCCGAGGCGCTCGCCGCCGTGCGCGGGCGCCCGTCGGTGGGGCTGAGCGAGGTCACCGACGCCACCCAGACGGTGCTCTGCGAGGGCTCTGCGCTGCCCCTCGCGCTCATCGACCGCACCCTGGTGATCGGTGAGGAGCTCGGGGAGGTGCCCGGCTCGGTCCCGCTCGTCCCGCTCGCCCAGGACCTCGCCCGGCGGCAGCGTTCGCTGCGCCTGAAGCCGTCGCCCACCCCGCAGACAGTGGTCCTCGACCTGCGCAAGGAAGCCCAGCTCGAGCGCTCGCTGCTGCTGCACCGACTCGCGCTGCTCGGCATCGACTGGGGCGTGCCCGCCGACGCCGGGCGGACCGCCGGCACGTTCAAGGAGGCCTGGGAGCTGACCTGGCGACCGGAGTTCGCCGTCCGGCTGATCGAGGCGGGGCTGCACGGCACCACCGTGACGGCGGCGGCCGAGCAGCTCCTGGTCGAGCGGGCGGCCGCCGCGACCGCCCTCGGCGAGCTCGGCGGCCTGCTCGAGCAGGCCCTCGTCGCCGACCTCCCGGACGCCGTGACGGCGGTCGTCGACGCGCTGGCGGCCCGCACCGCCCACCAGCACGACACCCAGGCCCTGCTCGAGGCGGTCGAGCCGCTGGCGCGCACCCAGCGCTACGGCGACGTACGCCGCGCCGACGTGAGCCGGGTGCGGGCCGTGCTGGAGACGATCGTCCTGCGGGCGGCGGTGGAGCTGCGCTCCGCCTGCGCCGCCCTCGACGACGAGGCGGCCGCGACGATGCGAGCCGCCCTCGACAGCGCCCACCGCGGCATCACCCTCGTCGATGCCCAGACCCAACGCTGGCACGAGGCGCTCGCGTCGGTGGCCGCCGACGAGCGCATCCACGGCTCGGTGGCCGGCCGGGCCAACCGTCTCCTCCTCGACGCCGGCCGGCTCGACTCCGAGGAGGCGGCCCGGCGCCTGTCGCGCCAGCTCTCGCCCGGCGCACGTCCCACCGCTGCGGCGGCGTGGCTCGACGGCTTCCTCGAGGGTGAGGCCGTCCTCTTGCTGCACGATCCCGTGCTGCTCGGTCTCGTCGACAGCTGGATCGGCGCGGTCGAGGAGGACACCTTCGAGGACCTGCTGCCGCTGCTGCGCCGGACCTTCGCACGCTTCGAGGCGGCCGAGCGTCGTCAGGTCGGCGAGCGGGTCCGCATCGGCACCTCCGGCGTACCAGCGGCGCGTGCCGAGGGCCTGGACCTGGAGCGTGCGCTGCCGGCCGCGCACGCGGTGGCACGCCTCATCGGCCTGGAGGTCCGATCATGA
- a CDS encoding DUF5691 domain-containing protein, producing MTGPTQRWWADLLAAALLGTARRPPPSLPAELGVHERADAVAEERLLDAAAVGAMLVRAGADGVVGVRPAPAPDDDAPAAADRAVQLLHLLLDQPPFPVELATTALLRWLRLAADRGRRIPHAELPRLLDAATRHPALREPVAAVAGARGRWLAAANPAWSWLGPALAPPPDGDVTPAGWARATITERIAVLVRTRRADPAAGRALVESTWATDPARDRPQLLRLLEVGIGLEDEGLLERALDDRAAAVRDVAQRLLDRLPGSARAARMSARLRPLVRTRGILRHGLGIDLPDQPDAAAVRDGLGKRPGDRSSERGYWLEQLAAAVPLDFWTEITGRDPAATWRLVHAASPDAARGVVRAASVRHDPDWLAALVRAGAGPGLLALLPPEVCAEIAPAHLAGIPPHLLPEVLANTPPTWSGTLSTAVLGRIAAEKAPAGLLNGLLPLLAERLPGDAVATLQRLARAEGAPRGYADLVQYLSFVPAIPEAFG from the coding sequence GTGACCGGGCCGACCCAGCGGTGGTGGGCGGACCTGCTGGCCGCCGCCCTGCTCGGCACCGCCCGGCGACCGCCTCCGTCCCTGCCCGCGGAGCTCGGCGTCCACGAGCGGGCCGACGCTGTCGCCGAGGAGCGCCTGCTCGACGCTGCGGCGGTGGGCGCGATGCTGGTGCGCGCGGGTGCCGACGGCGTCGTGGGCGTCCGTCCGGCACCGGCCCCCGACGACGACGCCCCGGCCGCGGCCGACCGTGCGGTCCAGCTCCTGCACCTGTTGCTCGACCAGCCGCCGTTCCCGGTCGAGCTGGCCACGACAGCCCTGCTGCGGTGGCTGCGCCTCGCCGCCGACAGGGGCCGGCGGATCCCGCACGCGGAGCTGCCACGGCTGCTGGATGCCGCTACCCGCCACCCCGCGCTCCGGGAGCCGGTCGCCGCCGTGGCGGGGGCGCGCGGGCGCTGGCTGGCCGCCGCCAACCCGGCATGGAGCTGGCTCGGGCCGGCCCTCGCCCCGCCGCCCGACGGTGACGTGACACCCGCGGGCTGGGCGCGGGCCACGATCACGGAGCGGATCGCTGTGCTCGTCCGCACCCGCCGCGCGGATCCGGCGGCCGGGCGGGCGTTGGTGGAGTCCACCTGGGCCACGGATCCCGCCCGCGACCGACCGCAGCTGCTCCGCCTCCTCGAGGTCGGGATCGGCCTCGAGGACGAGGGCCTCCTGGAACGGGCGCTGGATGACCGCGCCGCTGCGGTGCGTGACGTCGCCCAGCGGCTGCTCGACCGGTTGCCCGGGTCCGCGCGGGCGGCACGGATGAGCGCGCGCCTGCGTCCCCTGGTACGCACCCGGGGCATCCTGCGCCATGGCCTCGGGATCGATCTGCCCGACCAGCCGGATGCCGCTGCTGTCCGCGACGGCCTCGGGAAGCGGCCCGGCGACCGTTCCTCCGAGCGCGGGTACTGGCTGGAGCAGCTCGCCGCCGCCGTACCGCTCGACTTCTGGACCGAGATCACGGGGCGTGACCCCGCCGCGACGTGGCGGCTCGTGCACGCCGCCAGCCCCGACGCGGCCCGCGGCGTCGTACGAGCCGCCTCCGTGCGTCACGATCCCGACTGGTTGGCTGCGCTGGTCCGCGCTGGCGCCGGGCCGGGCCTGCTGGCCCTGCTGCCGCCGGAGGTGTGCGCCGAGATCGCGCCGGCCCACCTGGCGGGCATTCCACCGCACCTGCTGCCCGAGGTGCTGGCGAACACGCCGCCCACCTGGAGCGGCACGCTGAGCACGGCGGTCCTCGGCCGGATCGCCGCGGAGAAGGCGCCTGCCGGCCTGCTCAACGGCCTGCTCCCGCTGCTCGCGGAGCGGCTGCCGGGCGACGCCGTGGCGACCCTCCAGCGGCTGGCCCGCGCGGAGGGGGCGCCGCGCGGCTACGCCGACCTCGTCCAGTACCTGAGCTTCGTCCCTGCGATCCCGGAGGCCTTCGGATGA
- a CDS encoding AAA family ATPase: protein MTDTQILRQHAEQEYAVELAALAAADDRPRPPRWRLSPWAVTTYLLGGSLPDGTEITAKYVGSRRLIEIAVASLATDRALLLLGVPGTAKTWVGEHLAAAISGDSTLVVQGTAGTPEESLRYGWNYARLLAEGPSREALVPSPVMRAMESGALVRIEELTRIPADVQDALISILSEKTLPIPELDQEAQAAQGFNLIATANNRDKGVNDLSSALKRRFNTVVLPLPDSLDSEVEIVRSRVAAIGRSLQLPDDLAAVPEIERVVTIFRELRGGMTLNQRSSVKSPSATLSTAEAISVMTNGVALAAHFGDGVVRAADLAAGLTGAVVKDPVQDLLVWQEYLETVVKDRPEWADLYRACRELA from the coding sequence ATGACCGACACCCAGATCCTGCGCCAGCATGCCGAGCAGGAGTACGCCGTCGAGCTCGCCGCCCTGGCCGCCGCCGACGACCGGCCGCGGCCGCCACGGTGGCGGCTGTCGCCGTGGGCGGTGACGACCTACCTGCTCGGCGGGTCGCTACCCGACGGCACCGAGATCACCGCCAAGTACGTCGGCTCGCGCCGACTGATCGAGATCGCCGTCGCCTCGCTCGCCACCGACCGAGCCCTGCTCCTGCTCGGGGTTCCGGGGACGGCCAAGACCTGGGTCGGGGAGCATCTGGCCGCCGCTATCAGCGGTGACTCCACCCTGGTGGTGCAGGGCACCGCCGGCACGCCCGAGGAGTCGCTGCGCTACGGCTGGAACTACGCCCGGCTGCTGGCCGAGGGCCCCTCGAGGGAGGCGCTGGTCCCGAGCCCGGTGATGCGTGCGATGGAGAGCGGAGCACTGGTCCGGATCGAGGAGCTGACCCGGATCCCGGCCGACGTGCAGGACGCGCTGATCTCGATCCTCTCGGAGAAGACGCTGCCGATCCCCGAGCTCGACCAGGAGGCACAGGCGGCGCAGGGGTTCAACCTGATCGCGACGGCCAACAACCGCGACAAGGGCGTCAACGACCTCTCCTCGGCCCTCAAGCGCCGGTTCAACACCGTGGTGCTGCCACTCCCGGACTCGTTGGACAGCGAGGTCGAGATCGTGCGCAGCCGGGTGGCGGCCATCGGCCGGTCGCTGCAGCTGCCCGACGACCTCGCCGCCGTACCCGAGATCGAGCGCGTGGTGACCATCTTCCGCGAGCTGCGCGGTGGCATGACGCTGAACCAGCGGAGCAGCGTCAAGTCGCCGTCGGCGACCCTCTCGACGGCGGAGGCGATCTCGGTGATGACCAATGGTGTCGCCCTGGCGGCGCACTTCGGCGACGGCGTCGTCCGGGCCGCCGACCTCGCCGCCGGGCTGACCGGTGCTGTGGTGAAGGACCCGGTCCAGGACCTGCTGGTCTGGCAGGAGTACCTCGAGACGGTGGTCAAGGACCGGCCGGAGTGGGCCGATCTCTACCGCGCCTGCCGCGAGCTCGCCTGA
- a CDS encoding VWA domain-containing protein: MTDARGRLARWRLVLGSAAEDPDTTLSDADATRDQALAALYDGERRGGLGSSAPRVARWLGDIRTYFPAGVVSVMQSDAMQRLGLRQLLLEPETMAAVQPDLGLVTTLVGLNRVIPEHSRETARSVVRKVTDELEERLRDATVQAVTGALDRAARTRRPKPRDIDWRRTIGANLRHYLPSHRTVVPERLVGYARRTHQTQRRIILCLDQSGSMAESVVYSSVFGAVLASLRSVSTRLVAFDTAVVDLSDQLDDPVDILFGVQLGGGTDINQALAYCQGLIEQPEETVFVLISDLYEGGIAEEMLRRARAVVESGAVMIALLALSDSGAPSYDKEHAAALTALGVPAFACTPDLFPDLVAAAIRHDDIGGWAAAHDILVTGVEEQE, encoded by the coding sequence ATGACGGACGCGCGCGGACGGCTCGCCCGCTGGCGCCTCGTCCTGGGCTCCGCCGCCGAGGATCCCGACACCACGCTCTCGGACGCGGATGCGACGCGCGACCAGGCGCTGGCGGCCCTGTACGACGGCGAGCGGCGCGGTGGGCTGGGGTCCTCGGCGCCCAGGGTGGCCCGCTGGCTGGGCGACATCCGCACCTACTTCCCGGCCGGTGTCGTCTCGGTGATGCAGTCGGACGCGATGCAGCGGCTCGGGCTGCGACAGCTGCTGCTCGAGCCCGAGACGATGGCGGCGGTGCAGCCCGACCTCGGGCTGGTGACGACCCTCGTCGGGCTCAACCGGGTGATCCCCGAACACAGCCGTGAGACGGCGCGCAGCGTCGTACGGAAGGTGACCGACGAGCTCGAGGAGCGGTTGCGCGATGCCACCGTCCAGGCGGTGACCGGCGCGCTCGACCGCGCCGCGCGCACGCGCCGCCCCAAGCCCCGCGACATCGACTGGCGGCGCACGATCGGAGCCAACCTGCGCCACTACCTGCCCAGCCACCGCACGGTGGTGCCCGAGCGCCTGGTGGGCTACGCGCGACGCACCCACCAGACCCAGCGTCGCATCATCCTGTGTCTCGACCAGTCGGGCTCGATGGCGGAATCGGTCGTCTACTCCTCGGTCTTCGGGGCGGTGCTCGCCTCACTGCGCTCGGTCTCCACCCGGCTGGTCGCCTTCGACACCGCCGTCGTCGACCTCAGCGACCAGCTCGACGACCCCGTCGACATCCTCTTCGGGGTGCAGCTGGGCGGTGGTACCGACATCAACCAGGCCCTCGCCTACTGCCAGGGGCTGATCGAGCAACCCGAGGAGACGGTGTTCGTTCTGATCAGCGATCTGTACGAGGGCGGCATCGCCGAGGAGATGCTGCGCCGGGCGCGCGCCGTCGTCGAGTCCGGCGCGGTGATGATCGCGCTGCTCGCCCTCAGCGACTCCGGCGCGCCCTCCTACGACAAGGAGCACGCCGCCGCGCTGACAGCGCTCGGCGTGCCCGCCTTCGCCTGCACGCCGGATCTGTTCCCCGACCTCGTGGCGGCGGCGATCCGACACGACGACATCGGTGGATGGGCGGCGGCGCACGACATCCTCGTCACCGGCGTCGAGGAGCAGGAGTGA